The following coding sequences lie in one Ictalurus furcatus strain D&B chromosome 7, Billie_1.0, whole genome shotgun sequence genomic window:
- the LOC128610645 gene encoding uncharacterized protein LOC128610645, with the protein MAVSNATGDDDIVSIPDIVDEIRFLNKASGSNTEVPRVRFENPVLGLSNLVDKIAAPEFKNSAAVSTERGIPTSSGKAERKTVAQVHSAGVATSKRKRSRSPPRSTDESAVNEPSTIDSCLNWNQELLDSWDACVFTPVPGDDLPSNQEAFGRDATDVIDNNRDSAEVIRTGFKAIEDRIGGFEKTFASVTERLDIIEKNQRLYNQSLVETLQKHTITHKEIIANQRRLIGDIRRVDHNQHLTAELLKQFVQLVKNKKLG; encoded by the exons ATGGCT GTATCTAACGCTACAGGTGATGATGATATTGTGTCTATCCCGGACATCGTAGACGAAATCAGGTTTCTGAACAAGGCAAGCG GGTCGAACACAGAAGTCCCGCGAGTCAGGTTTGAAAACCCCGTGCTGG gCTTGTCAAATCTTGTAGACAAGATCGCTGCACCCGAGTTCAAAAATAGTGCTGCGGTTTCCACTGAACGCGGTATACCAACGAGCTCTGGAAAAGCCGAGCGTAAAACAGTCGCTCAGGTCCACAGCGCGGGTGTCGCAACGTCTAAACGTAAACGATCAAGATCTCCCCCACGATCGACAGACG aGTCAGCTGTGAATGAACCGAGCACTATAGACTCTTGTTTGAACTGGAATCAGGAGCTGTTAGATTCGTGGGACGCATGTGTATTTACCCCGGTTCCCGGAGACGATCTGCCTTCAAACCAAGAAGCATTTGGTCGCGATGCTACTGATGTTATAGACAATAACAGAGACTCGGCGGAGGTGATACGAACCGGGTTCAAGGCCATCGAGGACCGTATTGGTGGTTTTGAAAAGACTTTTGCCAGCGTCACCGAGCGTCTGGACATTATAGAGAAGAATCAGCGTCTTTATAATCAAAGTCTTGTGGAAACTTTACAAAAACATACCATCACACATAAAGAAATCATAGCAAACCAGAGGCGTCTTATTGGGGACATTCGTCGCGTTGATCACAATCAACACCTGACGGCGGAATTGTTAAAACAGTTTGTACAGTTagttaaaaacaagaaactcgggtga